A region of the Desulfobaccales bacterium genome:
GCACTCCGGCTACCGCCTGCCGCATCCTGGGCGAATCCGGGGAGCAGAAGATGACGATGGGAGCTTCGGGGCCGGGACCGCAGCCCCAGGCAACCAGAAGCGCCAGATAGACCAAGAGGCCTGGTAGTTTTCTGTTTCCTCTTTTCTGTTCTCGGTTAGAAAAGACCAAAGGCATATTTTAAAAGGGCGCGTTCTGACTTCATGATGGGATGAACCCGGGCTTCAACGGATTAGCGCGGTTGGCCAATTCTTCCCGCTACTTTTTGAAGCCCAAAGAACCGTCAGGCGCAAAGTCGAACATCGGACCCCAAACCACTTCCCAGTAGTAGCCATCCAGGTCGGCGAAATAGCCACTAAAACCACCCCAGAAGGTGTCTTCCGGGGCTTTGGCAATAGAAGCGCCCGCAGCCTCGACCTCTTTGAAAATGGCCACGACTTCGTCCCTGCTTCGGGCGTTGTACGCCAGAGTTATGCCGTTGAAACCACTGCGGGTGGGAGACAATTGGGGTGAAATGTCTTCGGCCAACTTCTCGATCGGATAGAGCGTCAGCCAGACACCGGGCAGCTCGAAAAACGAGATCCCTTCATTCTCGGAGTTTGGGGAAATCCCAAAAATAGTTGCGTAGAATCTGGCGGCCTTCGCCAGGTCCGTCACCCCGAGAGTGATAACGGTCATGCGGGGAATGGTCATGAGCACCTCTCAGAACAAAAAAGATCCTTCCTAATTTTTGAAGAAGTGACTCCAATAACTGATTTTCCCCCGCCAATCCAAGCTTGGAACCATACCAAATCTTTACAACAAAAAAATAGCTTAATGAATGATCTTGCCGATACGGTCCCACCGCACGCGGAAGTCATCGGTATTCCATTGGAAATTGTAAACGAGACCTTTTAACCCTCCGGCAAAGGCCTGCACAAAAGGCTCGCCCGGTGGCCCCTGCCAGGAAAAATAAATGATAATGGCCTTGCCCCGCAGGTTATCCATGGGGACGAACCCCCAGAAGCGGCTGTCATAGCTGTGATCCCGGTTGTCCCCCATACAGAAATAGGAGTTGGCCGGCACCACCACCGGCGCCAGGTTATCCCGGGGCGACTCGGTGGGGCTTTGCGGGGGTGGGATAATTAACGGATCGTCGTTAACCGCCTGAGGGGTCTCATACTCCTTACCGTTGACATAGACTTTTTTGTTGGTGATCTGGATGCGGTCGCCGGGAAGGCCGATAACCCGCTTGATATAATCTTTGGTGGGGTCCTGGGGGAAGATGAAGACGACCACATCCCCCCGCTTAGGCTCGCCGATGGGAATCCAGACCTTGTTGGAAAATGGGTTGCGGATGCCGTAGCTAAACTTACTCACCAGGAGATAATCGCCGATGAGGAGTGTCGGCTGCATGGAGCCGGAAGGGATAGAGAAAGCTTGGACCAGAAAGGCCCGGAGCACCAGGGCCAGGATGACAGCGATAAACAGGGACTCCCCGTATTCTCGCCAGAAGGGCTTCTTTAGCGCACCGGATCGCACGCCTGTGTCTTTATATTTCATGGATAGCATCATTTATGGATTTTCAGGAGCGCCGGAATGGCGCTGCATTTCAAGGGAGCTGCTTTAATCCACCGGGGTAAATTGGTCCTGGCCGGCGCCGCAAATGGGGCAGACCCAGTCCGGCGGCAATTTATCGAAAGGGGTGTTGGCGGCGACGTGATTGTCCGGGTCTCCCTGGGCAGGATCATAAATATAGCCACATACCTGACACTGATATTGCTTCATGATGTCCTCCTTTTTCAGCCACTCAAGTCCGTGAAGATCAGGACGGCTATGCAGAAATATATGGTTAATCTAAGAATTATTAACCCAACTTCCTGATAAGTCAATGGGATTCTCGAGGGTATCTTGGCTGGAGGAACCTTTTCCCCCAGTAAACCTGCTGTGATCAGATCTAAACGACAGGAAAGAGAAGACTCAAACGGGAAACTGCCTTGAGGCGGAAAGCAATTTTACCACCCATCGGCCAGATTAGCGCTCCCGGCCGATGGGCGACCCCTCGAAGAACGGGATTTTTTTTAGCTGAGGGAGCTGATCAGGTCCGGGCCGGCTGCGAAGGACTCCAGGTAGTAGTCGGCCTGCAGGCTGGGGTTGCGGTAAGCCACAAAGGGCACCCCGGCATTGGCCGCGAAGTGCTCATCCACCCGGGAGTCCCCAATATAGATGGCCTCAAAGGGCGCCAGGTTGAAATGGGCCAGGATGCGCACAAAAGCTTCCGGGTCGGGCTTGGGCCGGCTGACGTCCTGGGCTGAAATCACCAGGTCAAAGTCGTCCGCCAGCCGGTGATAATTGAGGACAGCCCCGGTAGTGGTGGTGCGGTTGGTCGCCAGCGCGGTGTAGCGCTCACGGCGCACAAACTGCAGAAACTCTCTGAGGTGCGGCTCCTCCACCATCATGGCGATAAAAGGGGAGTAATCGAAGTCGCGGGCGAAGTCCAAGACCGCCTCATAATTGGCATAGCCCTTAAAGATGTGCTCCAAAGATTCCCCCACGGTGTGGCTGTGGATATAGTCCACAGCCTCGGGGCTCAAGAGCGGACGGCCGAAGTGGCTGAGAGTGCCGTTATAAAAGGCGATGTTGGCCGGACGGGAATCGAACAGCACCCCGTCGCAATCAAAGGCTACCAGTTTGATCAAGTTATCGTTCTCCTGCATTGCGGGAGGTAGTTCTCCTGCCGGGCCTTAAGGCTCTTACGGCAAAGCGCCGCCATGTCAGTGATCTATTTATTTAATTTATCAGATTTTTATGAAAAGGCCAGATACAGCGAGTGCCAAAAGGTTGTCCCGTAAGGGGCATGCTCTAAGACCCAAATCCCCCTAAGCATTTGTAGGAGTGGGGTCTCCCCGCCCTGGTTTCAAAAGTGCTACGGGCTGGCCGGGGAAACCCACCCTGCATCTGAATAGAAACCGCCAAATGCTTAAGTGAACAGCATTGGATTGAGGGGGACTTAAAAATCAGCGAGCGGCATGAATTTATGGCAAACGCTATAAGCCAAGGGTGATTCATGATCTCACCAGCTCCGGGAGGTTTTCTCCTTGATTTTCGCGCCCGCTTCTCCCAGAATCATAATTTATGACCAACATTGAGATACTGCGTTTAACGGCCCTCCGGGAGCTGTTCCCTACCCATGAGCTTGACGCCCTCCTGGTTTCCGGTCCCGAGAACCGCCGTTATGTAAGCGGGTTTACCGCCGATGATCCCGACTGGGGCATGCTCCTCATTACCGCCCGGGAGGCTGTGCTCCTCACTGATTTCCGCTATCAGATCTGGGCCGAGCAGGAGGCCGGGGACTTTGAGGTGTTCATCTATAAAGTCGACCTGGGGGAAACCTTGGCCGGTCTCCTGAAGAACCTCAGGGTGAGCCGCCTGGGTTTTGAAGCCGCGCATCTCACCTACTGGCAGTACCAACGCCTGACCAAGAAAGTGGCAGACGCTGGGCTCACGGTCACCTGGCAGCCCACGGAAGGGCTGGTGGAAGGCCTCAGGCAGCGGAAGACCGCGGCTGAGTTGGCCGTCATGCGCCGTGCCCTTACGTTGACCGAAACCGTGATGCGCCAGGTGGAAGGCGAACTCGCCCCGGGTCTTACCGAGCGGCAGGTGGCCTGGGAGATCGAAAAGCGTCTGAGGGAAGGGGGGGCCGAAGGCCTGGCTTTTCCGTCCATCGTGGCCGCTGGCCCTAACAGTGCCCGGCCCCATCACCACCCGGGTGACTATGTCATTAAGGCCGGGGAACCCATCATCATTGACATGGGGGCCAAAGTCGACGGTTACTGCGCCGACATGACCCGGACCTTTATCCTGGGACCTCCGGATGAAGACTTTCGGAAAATCTATTCTCTGGTACATCAGGCCCAGGCCAAAGCGGAGGCCGAACTCAAGGCCGGCATGGACAGTCTGGCCGGTGATGCCCTGGCTCGGGAGGTGATTACCGCAGGGGGCTACGGTGAGGCCTTTGGCCATTCCCTGGGCCACGGGGTGGGATTGGCGGTACATGAATCACCCAGCTTGAGCCCCGCCGAAGCCAGGCGAGTGGCGTTGCCGGACGGGTGCGTGGTCACGGTGGAACCGGGGATTTACCTCAGCGGCTGGGGCGGCGTCCGCCTGGAGGACATGGTGCGGCTCACCCCTGAGGGGGCCGAGGTGATGAATACCCCTGGATATTTTTATGAGTGGTAGAAAGGCAAGGCGAAAAGGGATAAGGACATGAGGCTTTTCCAGGTTTTCTGGGCTATGTTGAACGATAATGTGGCAGCCAGCTAAAAGTAACGGTCTATCAACGAATTCTCCCCCTTTTCCCCTCTTCCCCCTTATTTTTTATTTCACTCTTCTGCCGATCTCCCAGGGGGTGGAGAAGTCTAATCCCACCAGGGAGCGTCCCGGCTTGGAGGGGTGGGGCAGAACCCAGACCACCTGTCCGCTGCGGTGAATCTCTTTTGCCATGTCAGGCAGAATAAAACTGAACTCCACCGGGTCTCCGGCGGCATATTTTATCGGCGTATCGATTTTAGCCCCGGTCTCGCTAATGTTCAATAAATAGGTATCCCCCAAAGGTTTATGGTTAATCTCTTTGATTTCCAAATAGACTGATATGCGTTTAGCCCGGCGTCGCTCATCCATTGGCATCCTCACCCCTGTTATACCAAATGGCGCTCATAAAGGTAATTTAAAAGAATAATCGCAAGCTTAACACTCATGAACCGAAAGTCTCTCTCTCAGGGATAAAAACCCCTCTGCTCCCTTTTCAAAGGGGGTTTAAAATCCCCCTTTGGCAAAGGGGGATTTAGAGGGATTTGGTTTTCACGGTAAAGCCTGCGGCTATCTATGTACCTGTTTGATCGCATTTTCGTATTATGCGGCATAATCTCATTACTCCTTGCGGTCCTGAGCCTGGGTGTCACAGACCATGACCACCAGGTCGCTGCTCTGGCCGGCCGGGTCCTTGACCAGGTCCTCGAACACGGCCTTGACGGAAAACCCCGCCTTTTTGAACACGGCAATAGCTCCCAGCGCCTGGAGGTGAACCTCGGCCACCAGCTTTTCCAGGCCGAATTCCCCGGCCAGCTCGACGATTTCGTTAATCAGGAGAGTGCCCAAACCCCGGTGTTGGTAGTCGTTAGCCACCACTACCCGCACGTTGCCCACATGCCTTTTCCAGCCCAGCTTGCGCATGTGCAGGGTAACATCCCCCACTATCCGGCCCTCGGCTTCCGCCACCAGGGGAAAGACCCGGTTTAAGTCGATGTGGTTCACCCAACGATCGATCACGGCCGGGTCCCGTACGTCATTGCGCAGGAAGCTCAATGCCCTGGCATCGAGACCCCGAAAGAATTCCAGCAGTTTCTCCCGGTCCTCCTTCACCATGGGCCGCAGGATCACCCGGCTGCCGTCTTTCAGCACCCCCTCTTTGTGGTAAGCCATGACCTCGCTCCCTTTTGCTGTAGTTAGCTGTCAGGTTTCAGGTGTCAGGTTTCAGGTTCCCTCGCCCTTAAAAAGAACCGGGATGACGATCTAATGAACAGCCCTCTAAGAATTGCTGCCTCGCTTTTTTCTGACACCTGAAACCTGAAACCTGAAAAAACCTCTCTCACGTCCCCTGGGCCAGACGCTCGGCCAGAAAGGCCGGCAGTCCGGCGGCCAGGATGCGGTGTTGCGCCCCGCCTATATCATAAGGGGCCGACTTGAAGTGGATGGTAAACTCCTTATCGTCGAAGATAGCGTAGCACGCTTCGGGGTTGCCATCCCGGGGTTGGCCCACGCTGCCGGGATTGATGAGATAATGCTCCTCCGGGGATAACCTTATTTTCTTAGGTGAGATCTGGCGCAGGGCTACCTTCCCCCGAATATCACGGTACCACAAAGCCCGCCGATGGGTGTGACCGAAAAAACACACCCGGGTTTGCGGATGGCTGAGCAAGTGCTTCAAGACCCTTTTGCCCTGGAAGTGATAAGCGATATAGGTATCGGGGCTGGCAGGGGTGCCGTGGCAGGCGAGAAACGAGCCCGGCTGCTCCCGCAACAAGGGCAGACCTTGGAGAAATGCCAAAAATTCCGGTCGGACCTGCTCCCGGCACCACATCAGGGCCTGGTGGGCGATGATATTAAAATGCTGGGCCCGTTCCGCATCGAACAGGGCCAGGTCATGGTTCCCCGCCAGACTCCACACCGTCCGGGTCTTGAGCAACTCCAGGCATTCATTGGGACTGGCATTATAGCCCACCAGGTCGCCCAGATTCAGGACAACCTCAACCCCCTCTTGGTCGATCTGGGCCAGCACGCTCGAAAGCGCTTCCAAGTTACTATGTATATCGGCAATTATGGCCAGTCGCATGAAGGGTTTCCGGTCTTCGGTTTTAAGTTTTCGGAAAAGCCCAGCGGCTTTATCCCAGGCCTTGCATTTACTTACATCGTCATTCTTGCCCAAATTAAAAGAAATTCAAACACTTTTTTGATTTTTTAGATCTCGCCCTCTGAATTTGCAGCTAAGATAGCAGCTGAACGAAAACTGTCCTCATTGACTTTTCCGGGGATTTTGTTACGTTTTGGCCACATGGAACCCGGCGATATTGTCGAATTTTTCGAAGAAAAGCGCATTTTCTGCGCCGTCGTCCTGGATCTGAAGGGCGAACGGCTCCAGGTGTTGAGCCAGTCCAGCCGCGAAATGACCCTGGCTCCCAAGCGTGTCCTCCATGCCGGCCCCCGTCTGGCTATCGCCACCCTGTCCCGCCAGGAGATGTTGAACCGCCTGGACGATACCGCCCGGACACGCGAGGCCCTCAAGGCTGACATCAATCTGGAAGAACTGTGGGAGCTTTTGGCTTCCGAAGACCAGGCCGTGTCGGTGGCCGAGATGGCTGACCTGTGGTTTGGCCAGGTCGACCCTGACCACGTTGCTGCCACGGGCCGGAGCCTCAGGGACGACCGCTTTCTCTTTAAGCTGAAAGAAGGCCTGGTCATCCCCAACCCAAAAGAAGTAGTGGAGCTCCTGAAGGAACAGCTCAACCGGGAATCAACGCGCCGCCAGGAGGCCGAAGAGATCGGCGCCTGGCTGAAGGTAGTCTCGGAAGGCCAGGCCGCGGCGGCCGGCCCCTGGAAAGACCGGGTTGTCGAGCTCTTGCGCCAGATGGCGGTGTTTGGGGTCGAGGCCCCAGATTATCTCGAGGGCAAGGCCATATTGGACAAAGCCCGGCTCAACCCGGCGGAGGCCCCGTTTCGCCTGCTGGTCTGGCTGGGGGTCTTTCAGGAAGATGAAGACCTTGACCTCCACCGGCTGGAAGTCCCTCTAGAATTCCCCCCGGAGGCCCTGGCCCTGGCCCGGCAGTTGGCCCAGACCTCGCCTCCCGATCTTTATGCGGCAAAGCGGCGTGATCTAACCCATCTTGAGATCATTACCATTGACGGGGAGCGCACCCGGGATTACGACGACGCCTTGAGCCTGGAAGCAGTGGCGGACGGCTGGCGCCTGGGGATTCACATCGCCGACGTCTCGTCCCAGGTGTTGCCCCAAACCTCACTGGATTTGGAGGCCCAGGCCCGGGGCACCTCCATTTACCTGCCTGAGCGGCGGCTGCCGATGCTGCCGGAGGAACTCTCGGAAGACACCGTCAGCCTGCTGGTCCACCAGGAGCGCCTGGCCTTAAGCTTTCTGGTCACCTTAACCCCTGACGCAGAGCTCAAAGACTGGGAGATCGTCCCCAGCCTTATTAAGGTCCAGCGGCGCCTGACCTACCATGAAGTCGACAGTCTCCTGGACCAGGATCAGCAACTCGCCACGCTGTACCATCTGTCCCGCCGTCTCAAGGAACGGCGCCTGGCCAAAGGCGGCTACGAGCTGAAGCTGCCCGAAGTCTGGATCACCTTCACACCCCAGGGCGAAACTCAGATCGTGGTGGAAGACCAGGAGACGGTCAGCCGCCAACTGGTGGCCGAGGCCATGGTCTTGGCCAACTCCCTCGCCGCTCAATTCCTGGCGGATAACGGCATTGCCGCCCTCTACCGCGGCCAGCCTGACCCTCGGGAGCCTATCAAACCCGCGCCGGACAAAACCCTTCTGGAACTCTGGCAGGATCGACGCCGTTTAAGCCGCGTGGTAATGGACCTGACGCCGTCGCCCCACTGGGGTTTGGGGCTGCCCTGCTACACCTTTGCCACCTCTCCCATCCGCCGCTACCTGGATCTGGTGATTCACCGCCAGCTCCTGGCCGTGGTGAGTGGCCATCCGCCCATCTACACGCCTGATGACCTGGAGCAGATCCTGGCCACCATCGAGCCGGCCATGCGCCGGGCCGGGCAGTTGAAAACCCGGCGCCTCCGCTACTGGCTCTTAAAGCACCTGTCAACCCGGGTCGGACAACGGCTTGAGGCCCTGGTGCTGGACAGCCTGCCGCACCGCT
Encoded here:
- a CDS encoding VOC family protein encodes the protein MTIPRMTVITLGVTDLAKAARFYATIFGISPNSENEGISFFELPGVWLTLYPIEKLAEDISPQLSPTRSGFNGITLAYNARSRDEVVAIFKEVEAAGASIAKAPEDTFWGGFSGYFADLDGYYWEVVWGPMFDFAPDGSLGFKK
- the lepB gene encoding signal peptidase I, whose amino-acid sequence is MKYKDTGVRSGALKKPFWREYGESLFIAVILALVLRAFLVQAFSIPSGSMQPTLLIGDYLLVSKFSYGIRNPFSNKVWIPIGEPKRGDVVVFIFPQDPTKDYIKRVIGLPGDRIQITNKKVYVNGKEYETPQAVNDDPLIIPPPQSPTESPRDNLAPVVVPANSYFCMGDNRDHSYDSRFWGFVPMDNLRGKAIIIYFSWQGPPGEPFVQAFAGGLKGLVYNFQWNTDDFRVRWDRIGKIIH
- a CDS encoding rubredoxin, with protein sequence MKQYQCQVCGYIYDPAQGDPDNHVAANTPFDKLPPDWVCPICGAGQDQFTPVD
- a CDS encoding HAD family hydrolase, encoding MQENDNLIKLVAFDCDGVLFDSRPANIAFYNGTLSHFGRPLLSPEAVDYIHSHTVGESLEHIFKGYANYEAVLDFARDFDYSPFIAMMVEEPHLREFLQFVRRERYTALATNRTTTTGAVLNYHRLADDFDLVISAQDVSRPKPDPEAFVRILAHFNLAPFEAIYIGDSRVDEHFAANAGVPFVAYRNPSLQADYYLESFAAGPDLISSLS
- a CDS encoding aminopeptidase P family protein → MTNIEILRLTALRELFPTHELDALLVSGPENRRYVSGFTADDPDWGMLLITAREAVLLTDFRYQIWAEQEAGDFEVFIYKVDLGETLAGLLKNLRVSRLGFEAAHLTYWQYQRLTKKVADAGLTVTWQPTEGLVEGLRQRKTAAELAVMRRALTLTETVMRQVEGELAPGLTERQVAWEIEKRLREGGAEGLAFPSIVAAGPNSARPHHHPGDYVIKAGEPIIIDMGAKVDGYCADMTRTFILGPPDEDFRKIYSLVHQAQAKAEAELKAGMDSLAGDALAREVITAGGYGEAFGHSLGHGVGLAVHESPSLSPAEARRVALPDGCVVTVEPGIYLSGWGGVRLEDMVRLTPEGAEVMNTPGYFYEW
- a CDS encoding PilZ domain-containing protein; the protein is MDERRRAKRISVYLEIKEINHKPLGDTYLLNISETGAKIDTPIKYAAGDPVEFSFILPDMAKEIHRSGQVVWVLPHPSKPGRSLVGLDFSTPWEIGRRVK
- a CDS encoding GNAT family N-acetyltransferase translates to MAYHKEGVLKDGSRVILRPMVKEDREKLLEFFRGLDARALSFLRNDVRDPAVIDRWVNHIDLNRVFPLVAEAEGRIVGDVTLHMRKLGWKRHVGNVRVVVANDYQHRGLGTLLINEIVELAGEFGLEKLVAEVHLQALGAIAVFKKAGFSVKAVFEDLVKDPAGQSSDLVVMVCDTQAQDRKE
- a CDS encoding metallophosphoesterase family protein, which codes for MRLAIIADIHSNLEALSSVLAQIDQEGVEVVLNLGDLVGYNASPNECLELLKTRTVWSLAGNHDLALFDAERAQHFNIIAHQALMWCREQVRPEFLAFLQGLPLLREQPGSFLACHGTPASPDTYIAYHFQGKRVLKHLLSHPQTRVCFFGHTHRRALWYRDIRGKVALRQISPKKIRLSPEEHYLINPGSVGQPRDGNPEACYAIFDDKEFTIHFKSAPYDIGGAQHRILAAGLPAFLAERLAQGT
- a CDS encoding ribonuclease R family protein — protein: MLRFGHMEPGDIVEFFEEKRIFCAVVLDLKGERLQVLSQSSREMTLAPKRVLHAGPRLAIATLSRQEMLNRLDDTARTREALKADINLEELWELLASEDQAVSVAEMADLWFGQVDPDHVAATGRSLRDDRFLFKLKEGLVIPNPKEVVELLKEQLNRESTRRQEAEEIGAWLKVVSEGQAAAAGPWKDRVVELLRQMAVFGVEAPDYLEGKAILDKARLNPAEAPFRLLVWLGVFQEDEDLDLHRLEVPLEFPPEALALARQLAQTSPPDLYAAKRRDLTHLEIITIDGERTRDYDDALSLEAVADGWRLGIHIADVSSQVLPQTSLDLEAQARGTSIYLPERRLPMLPEELSEDTVSLLVHQERLALSFLVTLTPDAELKDWEIVPSLIKVQRRLTYHEVDSLLDQDQQLATLYHLSRRLKERRLAKGGYELKLPEVWITFTPQGETQIVVEDQETVSRQLVAEAMVLANSLAAQFLADNGIAALYRGQPDPREPIKPAPDKTLLELWQDRRRLSRVVMDLTPSPHWGLGLPCYTFATSPIRRYLDLVIHRQLLAVVSGHPPIYTPDDLEQILATIEPAMRRAGQLKTRRLRYWLLKHLSTRVGQRLEALVLDSLPHRYRLMFPDILLELFMAGPASVKLSPGDTVLVRLDRVNPRADQIKVSLA